From a single Pongo pygmaeus isolate AG05252 chromosome 12, NHGRI_mPonPyg2-v2.0_pri, whole genome shotgun sequence genomic region:
- the C12H2orf81 gene encoding uncharacterized protein C2orf81 homolog isoform X3, with protein MQQKHRRSATALAMAHEGSVSFSSTGDAPEPGSAVKRQERQVRDRGVTRSKAEKVRPPTVPVPQVDIVPGRLNEAEWMALTALEEGEDVVGDILADLLARVMDSAFKVYLTQQCIPFTISQAREAMLQITEWRFLARDEGESAVAEDPTWGEDEEPSACTTDSWAQGSVPVLHAPTSEGLENFQGEVHSSGASPDSSAITPALHFPTSHCPSAFPQDPGGVDRIPLGRSWMGRGSQEQMESWEPSPELRVTSAPPPTSELFQEAGPRGPVEEADGQSRGLSSAGSLSASFQLSVEEAPADDADPSLDPYLVASPQASTEMGHPLGFHLSLEDLYCCMPQLDAAGNRLELRSEGVPCIASGVLLSYPSVGGATRPSASFQQQRAGPSDVRLSAHHHWMRRKAAVKRLDPARLPCHWVRPLAEVLVPDSQTRPLEAYRGRQRGEKTKARAEPQALGPGTRVSPAAFFPLRPGIPFRALDSGPALLFPTLNLGLSSPSLESKLPLPNSRIRFLTTHPVLPDVARSPSPKGLELADSLADGLDPGRWPRTTPPVLEATSQVMWKPVLLPEALKLAPGVSMWNQSTQVLLSSGVPEQEDKEGSTFPPVEQHPIQTGAPKPQVTVAQLMKNSAPKVWSRSSKPAASL; from the exons aggcaggagaggcaggtcCGAGACCGCGGGGTGACCCGGTCCAAGGCGGAAAAAGTGCGGCCGCCCACTGTGCCAGTGCCGCAGGTGGATATTGTACCTGGGCGGCTCAATGAGGCCGAGTGGATGGCGCTTACGGCCCTCGAGGAGGGCGAGGACGTGGTAGGGGACATCTTGGCCGACTTGCTGGCTCGAGTCATGGACTCTGCTTTCAAAGTCTACCTGACTCAGCAG tgcattccattcaccATCAGCCAGGCCCGGGAGGCCATGCTGCAGATCACCGAGTGGCGCTTCCTGGCCCGGGACGAGGGAGAATCTGCAGTAGCTGAGGACCCCACATGGGGTGAGGACGAGGAGCCTTCGGCATGCACGacggactcctgggctcagggttCAGTGCCCGTGCTGCACGCGCCCACCTCGGAGGGCCTGGAGAACTTCCAAGGCGAAGTACACTCCTCAGGAGCCTCTCCGGACTCCTCTGCCATTACTCCTGCTCTCCACTTTCCGACATCTCACTGCCCGAGTGCATTCCCCCAGGACCCTGGGGGCGTGGACCGGATCCCTTTAGGAAGGTCGTGGATGGGTCGAGGCTCCCAGGAGCAGATGGAATCTTGGGAGCCTTCTCCGGAGCTGAGAGTCACCTCGGCCCCTCCTCCCACATCAGAGCTGTTTCAGGAGGCAGGGCCCAGAGGTCCTGTAGAGGAAGCGGACGGCCAGTCTAGAGGCCTCTCCTCGGCCGGGTCCTTGAGCGCGAGCTTCCAACTGTCGGTGGAGGAGGCGCCTGCCGACGATGCCGACCCTTCTCTGGATCCGTACCTGGTAGCCAGCCCCCAGGCCTCAACCGAGATGGGACACCCCCTCGGCTTCCATTTGTCGTTGGAGGACCTCTACTGTTGCATGCCCCAACTGGACGCGGCTGGGAATCGGCTGGAACTCAGGTCAGAGGGTGTGCCCTGCATCGCCTCGGGCGTGTTGCTGTCCTACCCCTCTGTGGGCGGCGCCACCCGCCCCTCCGCGTCCTTCCAGCAGCAGCGGGCCGGGCCCTCGGATGTGCGGCTGagcgcccaccaccactggaTGCGCCGCAAGGCGGCCGTGAAACGCCTGGACCCTGCGCGGCTCCCGTGCCACTGGGTGCGCCCTCTGGCTGAGGTCCTGGTCCCAGACTCTCAAACACGCCCCTTGGAAGCCTACCGCGGACGCCAGCGGGGCGAGAAGACCAAGGCCCGGGCCGAACCCCAAGCCCTCGGCCCCGGCACCCGTGTCTCCCCGGCAGCGTTCTTCCCTCTCCGGCCAGGCATTCCTTTCCGTGCCTTGGACTCGGGCCCCGCACTCCTGTTCCCCACTTTAAATTTAGGCCTATCGTCGCCATCCCTCGAGTCAAAGCTTCCACTCCCCAACTCCAGGATCCGCTTCCTCACCACACACCCGGTGCTCCCTGATGTGgcccgcagccccagccccaag GGTCTGGAGCTGGCAGACAGCCTGGCAGATGGCCTCGATCCTGGCAGATGGCCTCGAACCACACCCCCGGTCCTTGAAGCCACTTCCCAGGTGATGTGGAAGCCGGTGTTGCTGCCAGAAGCCCTGAAGCTGGCCCCTGGTGTGAGCATGTGGAACCAGAGCACCCAGGTGTTGCTCAGCTCTGGTGTGCCTGAACAGGAGGACAAAGAAGGTAGCACCTTTCCTCCCGTTGAGCAACACCCCATCCAGACAGGTGCCCCAAAGCCCCAGGTGACCGTAGCACAGCTAATGAAGAACTCAGCCCCCAAAGTGTGGTCACGCTCCTCTAAGCCTGCTGCCTCCCTCTGA
- the C12H2orf81 gene encoding uncharacterized protein C2orf81 homolog isoform X11 — protein MQQKHRRSATALAMAHEGSRQERQVRDRGVTRSKAEKVRPPTVPVPQCIPFTISQAREAMLQITEWRFLARDEGESAVAEDPTWGEDEEPSACTTDSWAQGSVPVLHAPTSEGLENFQGEVHSSGASPDSSAITPALHFPTSHCPSAFPQDPGGVDRIPLGRSWMGRGSQEQMESWEPSPELRVTSAPPPTSELFQEAGPRGPVEEADGQSRGLSSAGSLSASFQLSVEEAPADDADPSLDPYLVASPQASTEMGHPLGFHLSLEDLYCCMPQLDAAGNRLELRSEGVPCIASGVLLSYPSVGGATRPSASFQQQRAGPSDVRLSAHHHWMRRKAAVKRLDPARLPCHWVRPLAEVLVPDSQTRPLEAYRGRQRGEKTKARAEPQALGPGTRVSPAAFFPLRPGIPFRALDSGPALLFPTLNLGLSSPSLESKLPLPNSRIRFLTTHPVLPDVARSPSPKGLELADSLADGLDPGRWPRTTPPVLEATSQVMWKPVLLPEALKLAPGVSMWNQSTQVLLSSGVPEQEDKEGSTFPPVEQHPIQTGAPKPQVTVAQLMKNSAPKVWSRSSKPAASL, from the exons aggcaggagaggcaggtcCGAGACCGCGGGGTGACCCGGTCCAAGGCGGAAAAAGTGCGGCCGCCCACTGTGCCAGTGCCGCAG tgcattccattcaccATCAGCCAGGCCCGGGAGGCCATGCTGCAGATCACCGAGTGGCGCTTCCTGGCCCGGGACGAGGGAGAATCTGCAGTAGCTGAGGACCCCACATGGGGTGAGGACGAGGAGCCTTCGGCATGCACGacggactcctgggctcagggttCAGTGCCCGTGCTGCACGCGCCCACCTCGGAGGGCCTGGAGAACTTCCAAGGCGAAGTACACTCCTCAGGAGCCTCTCCGGACTCCTCTGCCATTACTCCTGCTCTCCACTTTCCGACATCTCACTGCCCGAGTGCATTCCCCCAGGACCCTGGGGGCGTGGACCGGATCCCTTTAGGAAGGTCGTGGATGGGTCGAGGCTCCCAGGAGCAGATGGAATCTTGGGAGCCTTCTCCGGAGCTGAGAGTCACCTCGGCCCCTCCTCCCACATCAGAGCTGTTTCAGGAGGCAGGGCCCAGAGGTCCTGTAGAGGAAGCGGACGGCCAGTCTAGAGGCCTCTCCTCGGCCGGGTCCTTGAGCGCGAGCTTCCAACTGTCGGTGGAGGAGGCGCCTGCCGACGATGCCGACCCTTCTCTGGATCCGTACCTGGTAGCCAGCCCCCAGGCCTCAACCGAGATGGGACACCCCCTCGGCTTCCATTTGTCGTTGGAGGACCTCTACTGTTGCATGCCCCAACTGGACGCGGCTGGGAATCGGCTGGAACTCAGGTCAGAGGGTGTGCCCTGCATCGCCTCGGGCGTGTTGCTGTCCTACCCCTCTGTGGGCGGCGCCACCCGCCCCTCCGCGTCCTTCCAGCAGCAGCGGGCCGGGCCCTCGGATGTGCGGCTGagcgcccaccaccactggaTGCGCCGCAAGGCGGCCGTGAAACGCCTGGACCCTGCGCGGCTCCCGTGCCACTGGGTGCGCCCTCTGGCTGAGGTCCTGGTCCCAGACTCTCAAACACGCCCCTTGGAAGCCTACCGCGGACGCCAGCGGGGCGAGAAGACCAAGGCCCGGGCCGAACCCCAAGCCCTCGGCCCCGGCACCCGTGTCTCCCCGGCAGCGTTCTTCCCTCTCCGGCCAGGCATTCCTTTCCGTGCCTTGGACTCGGGCCCCGCACTCCTGTTCCCCACTTTAAATTTAGGCCTATCGTCGCCATCCCTCGAGTCAAAGCTTCCACTCCCCAACTCCAGGATCCGCTTCCTCACCACACACCCGGTGCTCCCTGATGTGgcccgcagccccagccccaag GGTCTGGAGCTGGCAGACAGCCTGGCAGATGGCCTCGATCCTGGCAGATGGCCTCGAACCACACCCCCGGTCCTTGAAGCCACTTCCCAGGTGATGTGGAAGCCGGTGTTGCTGCCAGAAGCCCTGAAGCTGGCCCCTGGTGTGAGCATGTGGAACCAGAGCACCCAGGTGTTGCTCAGCTCTGGTGTGCCTGAACAGGAGGACAAAGAAGGTAGCACCTTTCCTCCCGTTGAGCAACACCCCATCCAGACAGGTGCCCCAAAGCCCCAGGTGACCGTAGCACAGCTAATGAAGAACTCAGCCCCCAAAGTGTGGTCACGCTCCTCTAAGCCTGCTGCCTCCCTCTGA
- the C12H2orf81 gene encoding uncharacterized protein C2orf81 homolog isoform X5, producing MQQKHRRSATALAMAHEGSRQERQVRDRGVTRSKAEKVRPPTVPVPQVDIVPGRLNEAEWMALTALEEGEDVVGDILADLLARVMDSAFKVYLTQQCIPFTISQAREAMLQITEWRFLARDEGESAVAEDPTWGEDEEPSACTTDSWAQGSVPVLHAPTSEGLENFQGEVHSSGASPDSSAITPALHFPTSHCPSAFPQDPGGVDRIPLGRSWMGRGSQEQMESWEPSPELRVTSAPPPTSELFQEAGPRGPVEEADGQSRGLSSAGSLSASFQLSVEEAPADDADPSLDPYLVASPQASTEMGHPLGFHLSLEDLYCCMPQLDAAGNRLELRSEGVPCIASGVLLSYPSVGGATRPSASFQQQRAGPSDVRLSAHHHWMRRKAAVKRLDPARLPCHWVRPLAEVLVPDSQTRPLEAYRGRQRGEKTKARAEPQALGPGTRVSPAAFFPLRPGIPFRALDSGPALLFPTLNLGLSSPSLESKLPLPNSRIRFLTTHPVLPDVARSPSPKGLELADSLADGLDPGRWPRTTPPVLEATSQVMWKPVLLPEALKLAPGVSMWNQSTQVLLSSGVPEQEDKEGSTFPPVEQHPIQTGAPKPQVTVAQLMKNSAPKVWSRSSKPAASL from the exons aggcaggagaggcaggtcCGAGACCGCGGGGTGACCCGGTCCAAGGCGGAAAAAGTGCGGCCGCCCACTGTGCCAGTGCCGCAGGTGGATATTGTACCTGGGCGGCTCAATGAGGCCGAGTGGATGGCGCTTACGGCCCTCGAGGAGGGCGAGGACGTGGTAGGGGACATCTTGGCCGACTTGCTGGCTCGAGTCATGGACTCTGCTTTCAAAGTCTACCTGACTCAGCAG tgcattccattcaccATCAGCCAGGCCCGGGAGGCCATGCTGCAGATCACCGAGTGGCGCTTCCTGGCCCGGGACGAGGGAGAATCTGCAGTAGCTGAGGACCCCACATGGGGTGAGGACGAGGAGCCTTCGGCATGCACGacggactcctgggctcagggttCAGTGCCCGTGCTGCACGCGCCCACCTCGGAGGGCCTGGAGAACTTCCAAGGCGAAGTACACTCCTCAGGAGCCTCTCCGGACTCCTCTGCCATTACTCCTGCTCTCCACTTTCCGACATCTCACTGCCCGAGTGCATTCCCCCAGGACCCTGGGGGCGTGGACCGGATCCCTTTAGGAAGGTCGTGGATGGGTCGAGGCTCCCAGGAGCAGATGGAATCTTGGGAGCCTTCTCCGGAGCTGAGAGTCACCTCGGCCCCTCCTCCCACATCAGAGCTGTTTCAGGAGGCAGGGCCCAGAGGTCCTGTAGAGGAAGCGGACGGCCAGTCTAGAGGCCTCTCCTCGGCCGGGTCCTTGAGCGCGAGCTTCCAACTGTCGGTGGAGGAGGCGCCTGCCGACGATGCCGACCCTTCTCTGGATCCGTACCTGGTAGCCAGCCCCCAGGCCTCAACCGAGATGGGACACCCCCTCGGCTTCCATTTGTCGTTGGAGGACCTCTACTGTTGCATGCCCCAACTGGACGCGGCTGGGAATCGGCTGGAACTCAGGTCAGAGGGTGTGCCCTGCATCGCCTCGGGCGTGTTGCTGTCCTACCCCTCTGTGGGCGGCGCCACCCGCCCCTCCGCGTCCTTCCAGCAGCAGCGGGCCGGGCCCTCGGATGTGCGGCTGagcgcccaccaccactggaTGCGCCGCAAGGCGGCCGTGAAACGCCTGGACCCTGCGCGGCTCCCGTGCCACTGGGTGCGCCCTCTGGCTGAGGTCCTGGTCCCAGACTCTCAAACACGCCCCTTGGAAGCCTACCGCGGACGCCAGCGGGGCGAGAAGACCAAGGCCCGGGCCGAACCCCAAGCCCTCGGCCCCGGCACCCGTGTCTCCCCGGCAGCGTTCTTCCCTCTCCGGCCAGGCATTCCTTTCCGTGCCTTGGACTCGGGCCCCGCACTCCTGTTCCCCACTTTAAATTTAGGCCTATCGTCGCCATCCCTCGAGTCAAAGCTTCCACTCCCCAACTCCAGGATCCGCTTCCTCACCACACACCCGGTGCTCCCTGATGTGgcccgcagccccagccccaag GGTCTGGAGCTGGCAGACAGCCTGGCAGATGGCCTCGATCCTGGCAGATGGCCTCGAACCACACCCCCGGTCCTTGAAGCCACTTCCCAGGTGATGTGGAAGCCGGTGTTGCTGCCAGAAGCCCTGAAGCTGGCCCCTGGTGTGAGCATGTGGAACCAGAGCACCCAGGTGTTGCTCAGCTCTGGTGTGCCTGAACAGGAGGACAAAGAAGGTAGCACCTTTCCTCCCGTTGAGCAACACCCCATCCAGACAGGTGCCCCAAAGCCCCAGGTGACCGTAGCACAGCTAATGAAGAACTCAGCCCCCAAAGTGTGGTCACGCTCCTCTAAGCCTGCTGCCTCCCTCTGA
- the C12H2orf81 gene encoding uncharacterized protein C2orf81 homolog isoform X12, whose amino-acid sequence MNVRQERQVRDRGVTRSKAEKVRPPTVPVPQCIPFTISQAREAMLQITEWRFLARDEGESAVAEDPTWGEDEEPSACTTDSWAQGSVPVLHAPTSEGLENFQGEVHSSGASPDSSAITPALHFPTSHCPSAFPQDPGGVDRIPLGRSWMGRGSQEQMESWEPSPELRVTSAPPPTSELFQEAGPRGPVEEADGQSRGLSSAGSLSASFQLSVEEAPADDADPSLDPYLVASPQASTEMGHPLGFHLSLEDLYCCMPQLDAAGNRLELRSEGVPCIASGVLLSYPSVGGATRPSASFQQQRAGPSDVRLSAHHHWMRRKAAVKRLDPARLPCHWVRPLAEVLVPDSQTRPLEAYRGRQRGEKTKARAEPQALGPGTRVSPAAFFPLRPGIPFRALDSGPALLFPTLNLGLSSPSLESKLPLPNSRIRFLTTHPVLPDVARSPSPKGLELADSLADGLDPGRWPRTTPPVLEATSQVMWKPVLLPEALKLAPGVSMWNQSTQVLLSSGVPEQEDKEGSTFPPVEQHPIQTGAPKPQVTVAQLMKNSAPKVWSRSSKPAASL is encoded by the exons aggcaggagaggcaggtcCGAGACCGCGGGGTGACCCGGTCCAAGGCGGAAAAAGTGCGGCCGCCCACTGTGCCAGTGCCGCAG tgcattccattcaccATCAGCCAGGCCCGGGAGGCCATGCTGCAGATCACCGAGTGGCGCTTCCTGGCCCGGGACGAGGGAGAATCTGCAGTAGCTGAGGACCCCACATGGGGTGAGGACGAGGAGCCTTCGGCATGCACGacggactcctgggctcagggttCAGTGCCCGTGCTGCACGCGCCCACCTCGGAGGGCCTGGAGAACTTCCAAGGCGAAGTACACTCCTCAGGAGCCTCTCCGGACTCCTCTGCCATTACTCCTGCTCTCCACTTTCCGACATCTCACTGCCCGAGTGCATTCCCCCAGGACCCTGGGGGCGTGGACCGGATCCCTTTAGGAAGGTCGTGGATGGGTCGAGGCTCCCAGGAGCAGATGGAATCTTGGGAGCCTTCTCCGGAGCTGAGAGTCACCTCGGCCCCTCCTCCCACATCAGAGCTGTTTCAGGAGGCAGGGCCCAGAGGTCCTGTAGAGGAAGCGGACGGCCAGTCTAGAGGCCTCTCCTCGGCCGGGTCCTTGAGCGCGAGCTTCCAACTGTCGGTGGAGGAGGCGCCTGCCGACGATGCCGACCCTTCTCTGGATCCGTACCTGGTAGCCAGCCCCCAGGCCTCAACCGAGATGGGACACCCCCTCGGCTTCCATTTGTCGTTGGAGGACCTCTACTGTTGCATGCCCCAACTGGACGCGGCTGGGAATCGGCTGGAACTCAGGTCAGAGGGTGTGCCCTGCATCGCCTCGGGCGTGTTGCTGTCCTACCCCTCTGTGGGCGGCGCCACCCGCCCCTCCGCGTCCTTCCAGCAGCAGCGGGCCGGGCCCTCGGATGTGCGGCTGagcgcccaccaccactggaTGCGCCGCAAGGCGGCCGTGAAACGCCTGGACCCTGCGCGGCTCCCGTGCCACTGGGTGCGCCCTCTGGCTGAGGTCCTGGTCCCAGACTCTCAAACACGCCCCTTGGAAGCCTACCGCGGACGCCAGCGGGGCGAGAAGACCAAGGCCCGGGCCGAACCCCAAGCCCTCGGCCCCGGCACCCGTGTCTCCCCGGCAGCGTTCTTCCCTCTCCGGCCAGGCATTCCTTTCCGTGCCTTGGACTCGGGCCCCGCACTCCTGTTCCCCACTTTAAATTTAGGCCTATCGTCGCCATCCCTCGAGTCAAAGCTTCCACTCCCCAACTCCAGGATCCGCTTCCTCACCACACACCCGGTGCTCCCTGATGTGgcccgcagccccagccccaag GGTCTGGAGCTGGCAGACAGCCTGGCAGATGGCCTCGATCCTGGCAGATGGCCTCGAACCACACCCCCGGTCCTTGAAGCCACTTCCCAGGTGATGTGGAAGCCGGTGTTGCTGCCAGAAGCCCTGAAGCTGGCCCCTGGTGTGAGCATGTGGAACCAGAGCACCCAGGTGTTGCTCAGCTCTGGTGTGCCTGAACAGGAGGACAAAGAAGGTAGCACCTTTCCTCCCGTTGAGCAACACCCCATCCAGACAGGTGCCCCAAAGCCCCAGGTGACCGTAGCACAGCTAATGAAGAACTCAGCCCCCAAAGTGTGGTCACGCTCCTCTAAGCCTGCTGCCTCCCTCTGA
- the C12H2orf81 gene encoding uncharacterized protein C2orf81 homolog isoform X9 — translation MQQKHRRSATALAMAHEGSVSFSSTGDAPEPGSAVKRQERQVRDRGVTRSKAEKVRPPTVPVPQCIPFTISQAREAMLQITEWRFLARDEGESAVAEDPTWGEDEEPSACTTDSWAQGSVPVLHAPTSEGLENFQGEVHSSGASPDSSAITPALHFPTSHCPSAFPQDPGGVDRIPLGRSWMGRGSQEQMESWEPSPELRVTSAPPPTSELFQEAGPRGPVEEADGQSRGLSSAGSLSASFQLSVEEAPADDADPSLDPYLVASPQASTEMGHPLGFHLSLEDLYCCMPQLDAAGNRLELRSEGVPCIASGVLLSYPSVGGATRPSASFQQQRAGPSDVRLSAHHHWMRRKAAVKRLDPARLPCHWVRPLAEVLVPDSQTRPLEAYRGRQRGEKTKARAEPQALGPGTRVSPAAFFPLRPGIPFRALDSGPALLFPTLNLGLSSPSLESKLPLPNSRIRFLTTHPVLPDVARSPSPKGLELADSLADGLDPGRWPRTTPPVLEATSQVMWKPVLLPEALKLAPGVSMWNQSTQVLLSSGVPEQEDKEGSTFPPVEQHPIQTGAPKPQVTVAQLMKNSAPKVWSRSSKPAASL, via the exons aggcaggagaggcaggtcCGAGACCGCGGGGTGACCCGGTCCAAGGCGGAAAAAGTGCGGCCGCCCACTGTGCCAGTGCCGCAG tgcattccattcaccATCAGCCAGGCCCGGGAGGCCATGCTGCAGATCACCGAGTGGCGCTTCCTGGCCCGGGACGAGGGAGAATCTGCAGTAGCTGAGGACCCCACATGGGGTGAGGACGAGGAGCCTTCGGCATGCACGacggactcctgggctcagggttCAGTGCCCGTGCTGCACGCGCCCACCTCGGAGGGCCTGGAGAACTTCCAAGGCGAAGTACACTCCTCAGGAGCCTCTCCGGACTCCTCTGCCATTACTCCTGCTCTCCACTTTCCGACATCTCACTGCCCGAGTGCATTCCCCCAGGACCCTGGGGGCGTGGACCGGATCCCTTTAGGAAGGTCGTGGATGGGTCGAGGCTCCCAGGAGCAGATGGAATCTTGGGAGCCTTCTCCGGAGCTGAGAGTCACCTCGGCCCCTCCTCCCACATCAGAGCTGTTTCAGGAGGCAGGGCCCAGAGGTCCTGTAGAGGAAGCGGACGGCCAGTCTAGAGGCCTCTCCTCGGCCGGGTCCTTGAGCGCGAGCTTCCAACTGTCGGTGGAGGAGGCGCCTGCCGACGATGCCGACCCTTCTCTGGATCCGTACCTGGTAGCCAGCCCCCAGGCCTCAACCGAGATGGGACACCCCCTCGGCTTCCATTTGTCGTTGGAGGACCTCTACTGTTGCATGCCCCAACTGGACGCGGCTGGGAATCGGCTGGAACTCAGGTCAGAGGGTGTGCCCTGCATCGCCTCGGGCGTGTTGCTGTCCTACCCCTCTGTGGGCGGCGCCACCCGCCCCTCCGCGTCCTTCCAGCAGCAGCGGGCCGGGCCCTCGGATGTGCGGCTGagcgcccaccaccactggaTGCGCCGCAAGGCGGCCGTGAAACGCCTGGACCCTGCGCGGCTCCCGTGCCACTGGGTGCGCCCTCTGGCTGAGGTCCTGGTCCCAGACTCTCAAACACGCCCCTTGGAAGCCTACCGCGGACGCCAGCGGGGCGAGAAGACCAAGGCCCGGGCCGAACCCCAAGCCCTCGGCCCCGGCACCCGTGTCTCCCCGGCAGCGTTCTTCCCTCTCCGGCCAGGCATTCCTTTCCGTGCCTTGGACTCGGGCCCCGCACTCCTGTTCCCCACTTTAAATTTAGGCCTATCGTCGCCATCCCTCGAGTCAAAGCTTCCACTCCCCAACTCCAGGATCCGCTTCCTCACCACACACCCGGTGCTCCCTGATGTGgcccgcagccccagccccaag GGTCTGGAGCTGGCAGACAGCCTGGCAGATGGCCTCGATCCTGGCAGATGGCCTCGAACCACACCCCCGGTCCTTGAAGCCACTTCCCAGGTGATGTGGAAGCCGGTGTTGCTGCCAGAAGCCCTGAAGCTGGCCCCTGGTGTGAGCATGTGGAACCAGAGCACCCAGGTGTTGCTCAGCTCTGGTGTGCCTGAACAGGAGGACAAAGAAGGTAGCACCTTTCCTCCCGTTGAGCAACACCCCATCCAGACAGGTGCCCCAAAGCCCCAGGTGACCGTAGCACAGCTAATGAAGAACTCAGCCCCCAAAGTGTGGTCACGCTCCTCTAAGCCTGCTGCCTCCCTCTGA
- the C12H2orf81 gene encoding uncharacterized protein C2orf81 homolog isoform X4: MNVRQERQVRDRGVTRSKAEKVRPPTVPVPQVDIVPGRLNEAEWMALTALEEGEDVVGDILADLLARVMDSAFKVYLTQQCIPFTISQAREAMLQITEWRFLARDEGESAVAEDPTWGEDEEPSACTTDSWAQGSVPVLHAPTSEGLENFQGEVHSSGASPDSSAITPALHFPTSHCPSAFPQDPGGVDRIPLGRSWMGRGSQEQMESWEPSPELRVTSAPPPTSELFQEAGPRGPVEEADGQSRGLSSAGSLSASFQLSVEEAPADDADPSLDPYLVASPQASTEMGHPLGFHLSLEDLYCCMPQLDAAGNRLELRSEGVPCIASGVLLSYPSVGGATRPSASFQQQRAGPSDVRLSAHHHWMRRKAAVKRLDPARLPCHWVRPLAEVLVPDSQTRPLEAYRGRQRGEKTKARAEPQALGPGTRVSPAAFFPLRPGIPFRALDSGPALLFPTLNLGLSSPSLESKLPLPNSRIRFLTTHPVLPDVARSPSPKVWPSARWPSGWEGEAELLGELWAGRTRVLPQGLELADSLADGLDPGRWPRTTPPVLEATSQVMWKPVLLPEALKLAPGVSMWNQSTQVLLSSGVPEQEDKEGSTFPPVEQHPIQTGAPKPQVTVAQLMKNSAPKVWSRSSKPAASL; this comes from the exons aggcaggagaggcaggtcCGAGACCGCGGGGTGACCCGGTCCAAGGCGGAAAAAGTGCGGCCGCCCACTGTGCCAGTGCCGCAGGTGGATATTGTACCTGGGCGGCTCAATGAGGCCGAGTGGATGGCGCTTACGGCCCTCGAGGAGGGCGAGGACGTGGTAGGGGACATCTTGGCCGACTTGCTGGCTCGAGTCATGGACTCTGCTTTCAAAGTCTACCTGACTCAGCAG tgcattccattcaccATCAGCCAGGCCCGGGAGGCCATGCTGCAGATCACCGAGTGGCGCTTCCTGGCCCGGGACGAGGGAGAATCTGCAGTAGCTGAGGACCCCACATGGGGTGAGGACGAGGAGCCTTCGGCATGCACGacggactcctgggctcagggttCAGTGCCCGTGCTGCACGCGCCCACCTCGGAGGGCCTGGAGAACTTCCAAGGCGAAGTACACTCCTCAGGAGCCTCTCCGGACTCCTCTGCCATTACTCCTGCTCTCCACTTTCCGACATCTCACTGCCCGAGTGCATTCCCCCAGGACCCTGGGGGCGTGGACCGGATCCCTTTAGGAAGGTCGTGGATGGGTCGAGGCTCCCAGGAGCAGATGGAATCTTGGGAGCCTTCTCCGGAGCTGAGAGTCACCTCGGCCCCTCCTCCCACATCAGAGCTGTTTCAGGAGGCAGGGCCCAGAGGTCCTGTAGAGGAAGCGGACGGCCAGTCTAGAGGCCTCTCCTCGGCCGGGTCCTTGAGCGCGAGCTTCCAACTGTCGGTGGAGGAGGCGCCTGCCGACGATGCCGACCCTTCTCTGGATCCGTACCTGGTAGCCAGCCCCCAGGCCTCAACCGAGATGGGACACCCCCTCGGCTTCCATTTGTCGTTGGAGGACCTCTACTGTTGCATGCCCCAACTGGACGCGGCTGGGAATCGGCTGGAACTCAGGTCAGAGGGTGTGCCCTGCATCGCCTCGGGCGTGTTGCTGTCCTACCCCTCTGTGGGCGGCGCCACCCGCCCCTCCGCGTCCTTCCAGCAGCAGCGGGCCGGGCCCTCGGATGTGCGGCTGagcgcccaccaccactggaTGCGCCGCAAGGCGGCCGTGAAACGCCTGGACCCTGCGCGGCTCCCGTGCCACTGGGTGCGCCCTCTGGCTGAGGTCCTGGTCCCAGACTCTCAAACACGCCCCTTGGAAGCCTACCGCGGACGCCAGCGGGGCGAGAAGACCAAGGCCCGGGCCGAACCCCAAGCCCTCGGCCCCGGCACCCGTGTCTCCCCGGCAGCGTTCTTCCCTCTCCGGCCAGGCATTCCTTTCCGTGCCTTGGACTCGGGCCCCGCACTCCTGTTCCCCACTTTAAATTTAGGCCTATCGTCGCCATCCCTCGAGTCAAAGCTTCCACTCCCCAACTCCAGGATCCGCTTCCTCACCACACACCCGGTGCTCCCTGATGTGgcccgcagccccagccccaaggTGTGGCCCAGTGCCAGGTGGCCCAGCGGTTGGGAGGGGGAGGCCGAGCTGCTGGGCGAGCTGTGGGCTGGCCGGACCCGCGTGCTTCCACAGGGTCTGGAGCTGGCAGACAGCCTGGCAGATGGCCTCGATCCTGGCAGATGGCCTCGAACCACACCCCCGGTCCTTGAAGCCACTTCCCAGGTGATGTGGAAGCCGGTGTTGCTGCCAGAAGCCCTGAAGCTGGCCCCTGGTGTGAGCATGTGGAACCAGAGCACCCAGGTGTTGCTCAGCTCTGGTGTGCCTGAACAGGAGGACAAAGAAGGTAGCACCTTTCCTCCCGTTGAGCAACACCCCATCCAGACAGGTGCCCCAAAGCCCCAGGTGACCGTAGCACAGCTAATGAAGAACTCAGCCCCCAAAGTGTGGTCACGCTCCTCTAAGCCTGCTGCCTCCCTCTGA